AGACCCTGCTCGCGCTTCACTTCAAGGGATTTCATGATGTGGTCCCTTATCCTGAGTTTCTGCTCCCATTTGGCGTCCAGCTGTTTATCCTCCCATCCGGGCATCTCTTTTTCGATGTCCGGCCAGTAGGACATATGAACGCTCTCAGCCTTTCCCTTGAGCTGTAAATGCGACCAGACCTCCTCGGCGGTGAATGACAGTATGGGCGCGACGATACGCACCAGGGTATGCAGTAGACTGTACATTACGGTCTGGGCCGACCTTCTAGCAGAATCATCCGGTGAAAGTATATACAACAGATCTTTCATTACGTCAAGATAAAAAGCGCTGACCTCATATACACAGAAATCATAAACGGCCCTGTACACCCTGTAGAATTCCCAGTTATCGTAATGGCGGGTAACTTTTTCGGTAAGCCCGTAAAGCGAGGACAGCATCCACCTGTCGGTCTCCTCCATCTTATCCAGCGGCACTCGATCAGTCTCCGGATCGAAGTCATAAAGATTACTTAGCAGAAATCGAAATGTGTTCCTTATTTTCCTGTATCCGTCAGCCAGCCTCTCGAGGATCTCACCGGAAAGCTTGATATCCCCCACGTAGTCGCTGGAGGCGACCCACAAACGTAGTATATCCGCACCGTATTTTTTCATCACTTCATCGGGGCTTATGACATTGCCGACCGATTTTGACATCTTTTTACCCTCCCCGTCAACAACGAACCCGTGGGTAAGCACTTTCCTGTAGGGCGGTTCGCCTTTGGTGGCCATAGCCGTAATTAAAGCCGCCTGGAACCAGCCTCTGTGCTGGTCAGACCCTTCCAGATAAAGGTCAGCAGGATAAGAGAGCTCCGCCCGCGCGTCAATAACGGCCTTGTGACTCACGCCGGAGTCGAACCACACGTCCAGGATATTATCCTCTTTTTTGAACTTATCACTGCCGCATCCGCACTTTGTGTCTTCAGGCAAAAGCTCATCCAGGCTTTTTTCGAACCAGACGTCAGCTCCGGCCTCCCGCGTCAGATCGGACACTTTCTGTATTACTTCAGCACTTGTGAAAGCTTCTCCGCACTTCTCGCATTTGAACGCCGGTATTGGCACGCCCCAGTACCTCTGACGGGAGAGGCACCAGTCAGGCCTCATCTTCACCATCGCGCCGATGCGTTCTTCGCCGGCAGGAGGTATCCAATGCACGTTCTGCTTTATAGCTCTCGCCATCCTGTCACGCAGCCGGTCATGGTCTATGCTCATGAACCACTGTTCGGTAGCACGGAATATTATCGGTTTTTTACATCTCCAACAATGCGGATAAGAATGCCTCACTTCTTCGGAGTAGATAAGAGAGCCTTCACGGCGCATCTTTTCGATTATACCCTTATTGGCTTTTATTACGTCTTCTCCGGCAAAGTCCCCGGCCTCTTCCCTGAACCTGCCCCTGTCGTCAACAGGCATGATAACAGGAAGGCCATGCTTTTTACCTGTCAAATAGTCCTCCTGCCCGTGACCGGGAGCGGTATGGACGCATCCTGTACCATCCTCCTTGGTGACATAATCGGCAGGAACCAGAACGGACTCCCTCTCCATGAAAGGATGCTCAAGAGGCTCGAAGTTCTGGATGACCTCACGGCCCTTTTGCCTGTCAATTATCCTGTATGATCCCACGCCGGCCTTTTTCATCAGGTGTTCGGCCCTGTCCTCGTCCATGACCCATACCTGCCCTGCAACTTGCACGAAAGCATAGGTGAAATCGGGGTGCAAGGCCACTGCCACGTTCGCCAGCAGTGTCCAGGGCGTGGTTGTCCATATGACAAAGTAAACCGGTCTGCCGGCGATCTCTTCAGCCGCCTTGAACTTAACGTATATCGAAGGTGAGGTCTTCTCTTCGTATTCGACCTCAGCTTCAGCCAGGGCTGTTTCACATTCCTTGCACCAGTTAACTGGTTTAAGGTCCTTGTAGATGTAACCTTTTCGGTAGAGTTCGGCCAGACTGGCCAATATGTCGGCTTCGTAGTCCTTCGTCAGGGTAAGATACGGGTTCTGCCAGTCACCGAAAACACCTAGCCTTTCAAACTCCTTGGACTGAATGGAAACGAACTTCATAGCATACTTATAAGCTTTCTTGCGGAATTTAACCTGATCGATATCATGCTTCGAGATGTTCAGTTCCTTGAAAAGCTGGTGTTCAACAGGCAGACCGTGACAATCCCACCCCGGGATATACGGGGCCCTGAAGCCCTGCATGGTGTAATACTTAACGCATATGTCCTTGAGCATCTTGTTAAGAACATGGCCCATGTGTATGTGCCCGTTGGCATAGGGAGGACCGTCATGAAGGATGAATGACCTGGCCGCATCACTGCGGCTATCCAATATCCTGCTGTATATCGCCGATTCCTGCCATTTTTTCAGGATCTCCGGTTCCCTCGTGGGCAGACTCGCCTTCATCGGAAAGGAGGTCTTGGGAAGATTCAGCGTTTCCTTGTAATTCTTGGTCTTTTCCTTGCTCATCTTTATATAAAACCTTCAAGTATGGGTTTGAGTTTTTCCAGGGTGCCGGCCGGCACGGCGTCCCTTGCAGTAACTATAGCTTTGCGCAAAGCCTCCCCGCAGGTGCATGTTCTCTCCACCGGCATCTTTTTGATGGTCTCAAGCAGCATCTTCTTGGAATTAGCAGCGTTCTTGCTCAGGTTCTCGAGTATCACGTCCACCGATACGGTCTCTACCTCCGGGCTCAGGTGCCAACAGTCATAGTCGGTGACCATCGCTATGGTCGAATAGCATATGCCCGCTTCCCTCGCCAGCCTGGCTTCCTGAATGTTGGTCATGCCTATGACATCGGCTCCCCAGCTTTTATACAGATACGACTCGGCCTTGGTGGAAAAAGCCGGCCCTTCCATGTTTATGTAGGTGCCCCCGTCATGTATCTTGACATCAAGGGACTTGTTGGCTTCATAGATCAGGTCCTTGAGCTCCATGCAGACAGGCTGAGCGAAAGCAACATGAGCCACTATCCCATCACCAAAGAAAGTAGTGGACCTTCCCTGGTTGGTCCTGTCTATGAACTGGTCGACCAGAAGTATGTCCAGAGGCTTGACCTCTTCCTGTAGGCTGCCCACAGCTGAAACGGATATTATCCTGTCCACACCCAGCATCTTCATGGCGAAAATGTTAGCCCTGTAATTGATCTCGGTGGGCAAAAGGCTGTGGGTCCTCTGGTGCCTCGGCAGGAACACAACCTCACGGCCGGCCAAGTTTCCTACAACGAACTCATCGGATGGCTCCCCGAAAGGGGTGGAGAGGGTCTTCCTTTCTTTAACGTCAAGACCTTCGATCTGATAGAGGGAACTGCCACCGATTATCCCGATCCTATTCATGATCCCGATACCTCCAGTATTTTTTTACGGCTGGTCTGCCCCGCAACTATGGTAACATCACTTTTTTTGACCTTGTACTCCCTAGCTACAAGGTTCACCAGAGCTTTATTGGCCTTACCCTTGTCCGGAGCGGCCTTTACATAAGCTTTGAGCATTCCGTCCTTTTCAACAAGTTCTTCCCTTTGTGACTTCGGAAAAACCTTTACCTCGAGCCGCAAGCGATCACCCCATTCTGTATGCTATGCTGTAAAGTAGGTTCACTATAAAGTTCCTCAGCACGCTGAGGACTATGAACGCCAGTATGGGCGAAAAATCTATGGCCCCCATTTGAAGCGGCAACCTCCGGAAAGGCGCAAGTATGGGCTCGCTGATCCTGTATATTATCTGAACGATCTCGTTGTAGGGATCAGGATTAACCCACGAAAGAATGATCCTTATTATCAGGATGAAATATACAACGTTAAACAGCAAAGATATAAGCAAAGCCAGGCTTCTGATAATCTCTGATAAAACGAACATCTCTACCCCTTTGAAAGTTCCTCAGACCGCTTTTTTGCTCGCTTGATAGCGGTCTTTATTATGCTTTTCAGGTGTTTTGCCTCAAAAACCTTGAGCGCCGCTTCAGTAGTGCCTCCCTTGGAAGCGACTTTTTCGGTAAGCTCTTGAGGCGACTGTTGGCAGGTGCGTAAAAGAGAAGAAGCTCCGAAGAGGGTCTGGCCCACCATCTTCTCTGCCGCCGCACCATCGATCCCCATCTCCACTGCGGCCTCTATCATGGCTCCAGCCAGATAAAACAAATATGCCGGTCCGCTGCCCGAGAGCGCGGTCACCGCGTCCATAAGGGTCTCCTCTATCTCAACGACATCTCCTATACCGGTAAAAATACTTTTGATCTGCGGAGCATTGGTCACAAGTTCATTGAACGCGACCGAGGTCGTACTCTGTGAAACGAACGCCGCCATGTTAGGCATGGCCCTGGCCACGGGAACCTCCCTGCCGAGCTTCTCGGTTATGGACTTAATGGTCACCCCCGCCATTACGGACAATATCAGCTGGCCGTTCAGGTAGCCGGCTATCTGCGTGAGAAGCTCATCAGCATCCTGCGGTTTTATCGATAGAATGACAACATCCGACCCTGTTACGAGTGATTGAGTTTCCCGTACCGAGGCGCCGATCGCCTTGGCGAGCTTTTCGGCTTTTTCTATGTCCTTATCATATAATGAGATAGAATCCGGGGTCAGATCATCACCTTCGACCATTCCCCTGGCGATGGCACTGCCCATATTACCGCATCCTATGATACCTACAGTGAACTTTTGCATAATTAGCCTGTCCAATTAATTATAGTAATGGTTAAAAGTATCATAATTTACGCATGATGTCAATAATTGTATATGAACATATTAGTCAGGGGCAATGCGTTTTCAAAGGCGGTAAAAAGAACAGATAATCCAGAACATATAGCCAAATATCATTTTTGTAAAGAAAAGCCAGATCACCCGTCTAGCCGGGGATCTGGCTTTCTAAAAACGCGCCAAGCTTTTTGCTATATCTTTCGGACAAAGATATTCAGGGATTATCTCGGACCAATACGATCTGGCCCTACCCTCTTATAATATAAATATTATAGCATTTTTCAGTTGTTAGAACAAGATATAGTTAGCTAAATGTTGTTTTTCTAACACCCGTACTTTGTTCTGATTAAAGAACTTAGGCAAAAAAGAAAGTTGTTTTAGAAATACCTGTCGATGAAACTTAATATCCTGTAATAACCCCTTTGCAGGATGTTACAGCCCATTCTTTCCGCCTTTTTCTCCTGCTGCAGATGATCCAGTATCCCCAGGCTGCCGGTATATCCTGCCCTGTCCGGCGGAAGGTCTTCGAACGGTTTAGCTATACAGCTGGCAGCTTTGACAGGCTGAGTGAAAAGTTCATCAACAGCCTCTATCAGATCCGGATTCAGCACGCCTTCTCCGGTAATAACGATCCTTTCGACCTTACTCCACCCCTGAAGAGCGATTACGCGTTCAGGCAACCTGTCCAAAGCTTCGGTATCTATTTTTCCGTTTTCGGTCAGAACCGATCCTGATCCGGCGGAAAGCACCTTGCAGCCGATCATACGGCCCTTTGAAAAAACCATGAGTTCGGTAAGATCGCTCGATATGTCAAAAACGGCAGCATCTGTTTTGAGGTCATCTTCGTTAAGCACTCTGTAAGATGAAGCCAGCCCCGAGAAAACGAACCCCACGGACAAGAAACCCGCCTGCATTACACATTTTGACATGTTGCGAAGTACCGAAGAATTTATCGTAACGATGTTAACGTCCGCTGAAAGCTTAACACCTTCAAGATTCAGCGGATCGGCTATATGCCCATCGCCGTCAATCGAAAAGCCCCTAACTATCCTGTGCAGGGGTTCCTTGTCGAGCGGTGTCCTTATCGTGGACGCTATTTTCACGCATTTTGTCAGGTCATTCCCGGTTATTTCCCTACCATACTTTGAAAGAAGCACAATCCCCGTGGAACTGACAAGATCCACCGATGTGGAACTGACACCCAGATAAACATCACGTATCTTTTTGCCTGTCTTCTCCCTGATCTTGTTAAGCGCCGCCGATACGGTGTTGGTCGCAAGCGACTGGTCAACGACCATGCCTTTAGCGAAACCCTTCGACGGTGTGCGGCAAAACCCTTCCAGGATATAATCGCCGTTTTTGTTCCACCTGGCGGCTACCGTGGAAAGTTCATTCCCGTTGACGCTTAGAGCAGCAAAATATTTGTTCATTCATTAGCCTCGCTATTTCGGAGCGATCACCGCATCATCGAATCTCAGATCTATATAGCGTATATCATCCATGTTAATATTAGGGTCGTTGATTATATCCCTGAGCTGCTGGGTCTTTTTGAAAAAATCTTCCGAGCCCATTTTGACCTTGGCACCGTAAATTCCCAGGACAAGATTATTCCTGTCGGAGATATCAATGTATTCAATATTGGCTTTTTCCGAGCCCATCTTTTTCCGCAATATCTCAAGTAAAAGCAGTGCCCTGTCCAGAGCACCGCTGGTTATCTTCTCCCCCCGCTCGGGCATATTGAGGAAAAAGCTTATACCACGCACTTTCACAAGCCCCTTCCTGACCTCTCCCACATTGAGAACAACGCCCTCTGAATCTATGACTATGCCCCCTCCGGACTCGATTATTGCCATCGGCTCCCTTGATACGATATCAACTTCAAGGACATCCGGGAACCTTCTTCTTATCTCGACCTTTTTGAACTGCGGATAATCGCTTTTTACGAGCGTCTGGACCTGCCTTGCGTTTACGGTAAAGATATTCCTTCCCTTGTACCTGTTCAAAAGATACCGCTCCCCCGCGTGAAATGAGTAATCCTGGTCCTTGTTCACAATGATATCCCTGACCGCAAAGAACTCGCTATTGAGAAAGAAATACCAAACTCCATATACCGCCCCGCCCATAAGCACTGCGGCGACAAGGGCCGTCACAAACAACCTTGAGGGAAAACCTCCTGCCGAGGATCCTTTGGACCTGCGGGATCTCTTCTTAGGCTTTCTTGTTCTTTTTTTTCTTGCCACGAGAATTCTCCTTATTTTCGATCACCATATTTCCATGTTCTCATTAAGAGCTCCGTAAAGCATGATAACACATAAAAGCGGAAAGTCCACCCCGGCAGCTTCCGCGGCCATGGGAAAAAGACTCCTCTGGGTAAGACCCGGAATAGTATTTACCTCGAGCACGTACATCCTCTCTTCGGCCGAAAGACGCATATCAACCCTTGAAAAACCCCGGCAGCCGATAGCCCTGTGCGCCTTCAAAGCGGTATCCTGTGCCAGCAGATATTCCTTCTTACTAAGTTCGGCTGGCACTATGTATTTGGTCGTTTCGGCCTCGTATTTCGCCTCAAAATCATACACCCCGCCTCTTGCCTCTATCTCGACGACCGGCAGGGGCTTCTCCGCAAGGATACCCACGGTGATCTCCCTGCCGTGGATGAACTTCTCAATTATAACCTCCTCACCGAAAGCGAAGGCTTTGTCGACCGCTGCTATAAGCTCCGCCTCGCTTTTTACAATGGAAAGACCGATGCTCGAACCTTCGAATCTGGGCTTAACCACACAAGGCAACCAGATATCAAGTTCACTGATATCTTGCCCCCGTCGGACAACCATGTAGTCCGGAGCATCAAGCCCGTTATCGATGAAATGCGCTCTGGAGGAAAGCTTATCCAGAGCAAGCGCGGAGGATTCCGGACGGGAACCAGTATAGGGTATCTCCATCTTTTCCAGGGCTCTCTGCACTGTGCCATCTTCACCGAACCTGCCGTGAAGGGCTATAAAGGCAATATCTATGCCGGATTCATGGATGATATCGTCAAAATCCTCCTCTGTCACGTCCAGCAGTATTACTCTGTCGATGCCGGCACTTACAAGTGCCTTGCTGACCGCCTCACCACTTCTTAAGCTTACGCGTCTCTCGTTGGACGGTCCCCCCGCAAGAACTCCTACTTTATACCTGTTCAATATTTCAATATATGTCGTCATGCTGCAAGTTACGTTATGATCTCGATCTCAGTCTCCAGGTCCACTTCGAACCTTTCCCGCACAAC
The nucleotide sequence above comes from Candidatus Omnitrophota bacterium. Encoded proteins:
- a CDS encoding D-alanine--D-alanine ligase, which produces MTTYIEILNRYKVGVLAGGPSNERRVSLRSGEAVSKALVSAGIDRVILLDVTEEDFDDIIHESGIDIAFIALHGRFGEDGTVQRALEKMEIPYTGSRPESSALALDKLSSRAHFIDNGLDAPDYMVVRRGQDISELDIWLPCVVKPRFEGSSIGLSIVKSEAELIAAVDKAFAFGEEVIIEKFIHGREITVGILAEKPLPVVEIEARGGVYDFEAKYEAETTKYIVPAELSKKEYLLAQDTALKAHRAIGCRGFSRVDMRLSAEERMYVLEVNTIPGLTQRSLFPMAAEAAGVDFPLLCVIMLYGALNENMEIW
- the ileS gene encoding isoleucine--tRNA ligase — protein: MSKEKTKNYKETLNLPKTSFPMKASLPTREPEILKKWQESAIYSRILDSRSDAARSFILHDGPPYANGHIHMGHVLNKMLKDICVKYYTMQGFRAPYIPGWDCHGLPVEHQLFKELNISKHDIDQVKFRKKAYKYAMKFVSIQSKEFERLGVFGDWQNPYLTLTKDYEADILASLAELYRKGYIYKDLKPVNWCKECETALAEAEVEYEEKTSPSIYVKFKAAEEIAGRPVYFVIWTTTPWTLLANVAVALHPDFTYAFVQVAGQVWVMDEDRAEHLMKKAGVGSYRIIDRQKGREVIQNFEPLEHPFMERESVLVPADYVTKEDGTGCVHTAPGHGQEDYLTGKKHGLPVIMPVDDRGRFREEAGDFAGEDVIKANKGIIEKMRREGSLIYSEEVRHSYPHCWRCKKPIIFRATEQWFMSIDHDRLRDRMARAIKQNVHWIPPAGEERIGAMVKMRPDWCLSRQRYWGVPIPAFKCEKCGEAFTSAEVIQKVSDLTREAGADVWFEKSLDELLPEDTKCGCGSDKFKKEDNILDVWFDSGVSHKAVIDARAELSYPADLYLEGSDQHRGWFQAALITAMATKGEPPYRKVLTHGFVVDGEGKKMSKSVGNVISPDEVMKKYGADILRLWVASSDYVGDIKLSGEILERLADGYRKIRNTFRFLLSNLYDFDPETDRVPLDKMEETDRWMLSSLYGLTEKVTRHYDNWEFYRVYRAVYDFCVYEVSAFYLDVMKDLLYILSPDDSARRSAQTVMYSLLHTLVRIVAPILSFTAEEVWSHLQLKGKAESVHMSYWPDIEKEMPGWEDKQLDAKWEQKLRIRDHIMKSLEVKREQGLIGSSLEAKVTLYSKDGREQSLLEEEQHLLSGLFKVSQTRVSEKDEEGMEDVPGTDLRVKVERASGQKCQRCWNYSENVGKNKEHPDLCQRCYNVISERSDNG
- a CDS encoding YggT family protein — encoded protein: MFVLSEIIRSLALLISLLFNVVYFILIIRIILSWVNPDPYNEIVQIIYRISEPILAPFRRLPLQMGAIDFSPILAFIVLSVLRNFIVNLLYSIAYRMG
- the proC gene encoding pyrroline-5-carboxylate reductase, whose product is MQKFTVGIIGCGNMGSAIARGMVEGDDLTPDSISLYDKDIEKAEKLAKAIGASVRETQSLVTGSDVVILSIKPQDADELLTQIAGYLNGQLILSVMAGVTIKSITEKLGREVPVARAMPNMAAFVSQSTTSVAFNELVTNAPQIKSIFTGIGDVVEIEETLMDAVTALSGSGPAYLFYLAGAMIEAAVEMGIDGAAAEKMVGQTLFGASSLLRTCQQSPQELTEKVASKGGTTEAALKVFEAKHLKSIIKTAIKRAKKRSEELSKG
- a CDS encoding FtsQ-type POTRA domain-containing protein, with protein sequence MARKKRTRKPKKRSRRSKGSSAGGFPSRLFVTALVAAVLMGGAVYGVWYFFLNSEFFAVRDIIVNKDQDYSFHAGERYLLNRYKGRNIFTVNARQVQTLVKSDYPQFKKVEIRRRFPDVLEVDIVSREPMAIIESGGGIVIDSEGVVLNVGEVRKGLVKVRGISFFLNMPERGEKITSGALDRALLLLEILRKKMGSEKANIEYIDISDRNNLVLGIYGAKVKMGSEDFFKKTQQLRDIINDPNINMDDIRYIDLRFDDAVIAPK
- a CDS encoding DUF167 domain-containing protein; protein product: MRLEVKVFPKSQREELVEKDGMLKAYVKAAPDKGKANKALVNLVAREYKVKKSDVTIVAGQTSRKKILEVSGS
- the mtnP gene encoding S-methyl-5'-thioadenosine phosphorylase, which encodes MNRIGIIGGSSLYQIEGLDVKERKTLSTPFGEPSDEFVVGNLAGREVVFLPRHQRTHSLLPTEINYRANIFAMKMLGVDRIISVSAVGSLQEEVKPLDILLVDQFIDRTNQGRSTTFFGDGIVAHVAFAQPVCMELKDLIYEANKSLDVKIHDGGTYINMEGPAFSTKAESYLYKSWGADVIGMTNIQEARLAREAGICYSTIAMVTDYDCWHLSPEVETVSVDVILENLSKNAANSKKMLLETIKKMPVERTCTCGEALRKAIVTARDAVPAGTLEKLKPILEGFI